In one Desulfatiglans sp. genomic region, the following are encoded:
- a CDS encoding metal-binding protein — protein sequence MAKTLGMENAILIIPDDIFFDIRAVLKCRWGCEDFHKQTIKCGTRNISFEEGMRMIKSYKNILLLHAHDATDLSRAILEIERAAFLDGYYFAFGIRHCRLCKNCAVDEGKDCPTPQKIRPCDENLGIDMYKTARNKGLPCNVLKDKDDVQNRYGFVLID from the coding sequence ATGGCAAAGACACTCGGGATGGAAAACGCCATCCTGATAATACCTGATGATATATTCTTTGATATCAGGGCGGTACTCAAGTGCCGTTGGGGGTGTGAGGATTTTCATAAACAGACCATAAAGTGCGGGACCCGGAATATATCATTTGAAGAGGGCATGCGCATGATAAAATCATACAAGAATATACTTTTGCTCCATGCCCATGACGCAACTGATCTGAGCAGGGCGATCCTTGAAATAGAAAGGGCTGCCTTTCTGGATGGTTATTATTTTGCCTTTGGGATCAGGCACTGCAGGCTGTGTAAAAACTGTGCGGTTGATGAGGGAAAGGATTGCCCCACACCTCAAAAGATAAGGCCATGCGATGAGAACCTCGGGATTGATATGTATAAAACCGCCAGAAACAAGGGGCTGCCCTGTAATGTGCTTAAGGATAAAGATGATGTGCAGAACAGGTATGGCTTTGTGCTTATTGATTGA